From Actinomyces sp. oral taxon 171 str. F0337, one genomic window encodes:
- a CDS encoding aldo/keto reductase, with product MANGTAPTITLNNGVDIPQIGYGVFLTPPEETERAVLEAFEVGYRHVDTAQAYRNEEGVGAAVAASGLPREDIFVTTKVWISNAGDERAARSIDGSLRRLGTDYIDLLLVHQPFGDYYGTYRAMEKALAAGKVRAIGVSNFFPDRFMDLAQHVEVPPAVNQMETHVFSQQADNRAWYAKYGTALESWGPLAQGRNNIFTHPVLTEVGEKYGKTAAQVALRYLIQLDIIVIPKTVHRERMITNLDVTDFQLDDADMRTIAALDEGQGVVNHYDPAFQERLASYTVEAD from the coding sequence ATGGCCAACGGCACTGCCCCCACCATCACTCTCAACAACGGCGTGGACATCCCGCAGATCGGCTACGGCGTCTTCCTGACCCCGCCGGAGGAGACCGAGCGGGCCGTGCTCGAGGCCTTCGAGGTCGGTTACCGGCACGTCGACACCGCCCAGGCCTACCGCAACGAGGAGGGCGTGGGCGCGGCCGTCGCTGCCAGTGGACTGCCCCGCGAGGACATCTTCGTCACTACCAAGGTGTGGATCTCCAACGCCGGGGACGAGCGCGCCGCCCGCTCCATCGACGGCTCGCTGCGCCGCCTGGGCACCGACTACATCGACCTGCTGCTCGTCCACCAGCCCTTCGGCGACTACTACGGCACCTACCGCGCCATGGAGAAGGCCCTGGCCGCCGGCAAGGTCCGCGCCATCGGCGTCTCCAACTTCTTCCCCGACCGGTTCATGGATCTGGCGCAGCACGTCGAGGTGCCTCCGGCCGTCAACCAGATGGAGACCCACGTCTTCAGCCAGCAGGCCGACAACCGCGCCTGGTACGCCAAGTACGGCACCGCCCTGGAGTCCTGGGGGCCGCTGGCCCAGGGCCGCAACAACATCTTCACCCACCCGGTGCTCACCGAGGTCGGCGAGAAGTACGGCAAGACCGCCGCCCAGGTGGCCCTGCGCTACCTCATCCAGCTGGACATCATCGTCATCCCCAAGACGGTCCACCGCGAGCGCATGATCACCAACCTCGACGTCACCGACTTCCAGCTCGACGACGCCGACATGCGGACCATCGCCGCCCTCGACGAGGGGCAGGGCGTCGTCAACCACTACGACCCCGCCTTCCAGGAGCGCCTCGCCTCCTACACGGTCGAGGCGGACTGA
- the upp gene encoding uracil phosphoribosyltransferase, with protein MRLHVADHPLIDHKLSVLRDERTPSAVFRQLVDELVTLLAYEATREVRTEEVEIRTPVAPAQCRRLAAPRPIVVPILRAGLGMLEGMTRLLPTAEVGFLGMKRDEDTLEVETYANRLPDDLSGRQCFVVDPMLATGHTLVAAIDYLLERGARDVTALCLIAAPEGVKTLEEAVGERANVTVVTAGVDERLNEHAYIVPGLGDAGDRLYGIVD; from the coding sequence ATGCGCCTCCACGTTGCCGATCACCCTCTCATCGACCACAAGCTCTCCGTCCTGCGTGACGAGAGGACTCCGTCGGCGGTCTTCCGCCAGCTGGTGGACGAGCTCGTCACCCTGCTCGCCTACGAGGCCACCCGTGAGGTGCGCACCGAGGAGGTGGAGATCCGCACCCCCGTGGCGCCGGCCCAGTGCCGCCGCCTGGCCGCCCCGCGGCCGATCGTGGTGCCGATCCTGCGCGCGGGCCTGGGGATGCTCGAGGGCATGACCCGCCTGCTGCCCACGGCGGAGGTCGGCTTCCTGGGGATGAAGCGCGACGAGGACACCCTGGAGGTGGAGACCTACGCCAACCGCCTGCCCGACGACCTCTCAGGCCGCCAGTGCTTCGTCGTCGACCCCATGCTCGCCACCGGCCACACCCTCGTGGCCGCCATCGACTACCTGCTTGAGCGCGGGGCGCGCGATGTCACCGCGCTGTGCCTCATCGCCGCCCCCGAGGGGGTCAAGACGCTGGAGGAGGCGGTCGGCGAGCGCGCGAACGTCACGGTGGTGACCGCCGGGGTGGACGAGCGGCTCAACGAGC